In Daphnia magna isolate NIES linkage group LG5, ASM2063170v1.1, whole genome shotgun sequence, a single genomic region encodes these proteins:
- the LOC116923632 gene encoding pre-mRNA-splicing factor 18 isoform X1: MDFLKAEMERKRKMLQEKDIMLSTKKYFRRGDLVAKEKEEYIKKHANSFAVKLSDGQGPSRIADNEGGVLEEDGVTVAVLPRKEVIRRLRDRNEPIALFGESDIEAFRRLRKLEISEPEINRGLRNDFQEAMERVDEAYLNDILSTKKDEDDQQSDDGSSKPKAGDVKVIAESISYEEILELSKDLGKGNGDLDLKIISQLLKLLLQIWGQKLNSRPEAEKRSVKGKRASATYGQTQQYLKPLFKKLRNKSIQDDILDSLTIIVGHLLDRNYVIANDAYLQMAIGNAPWPIGVTMVGIHARTGREKIFSKHVAHVLNDETQRKYIQGLKRLMTKCQYFFPTDPSRCVEYGATELEF; encoded by the exons ATGGATTTTCTTAAGGCTGAAATGGAACGTAAGAGAAAAATGTTACAAGAGAAAGACATAATG ctgtCTACTAAAAAGTACTTCCGACGAGGAGATCTAGTtgccaaagaaaaagaggaatacataaaaaaacatgcaAATTCATTTGCAGTAAAGTTGTCAGATGGGCAAGGACCTAGTAGGATAGCTGATAATGAAGGTGGAG TTTTAGAGGAAGATGGTGTAACAGTTGCAGTTCTGCCCAGAAAAGAAGTCATTCGTAGATTGCGTGATAGAAATGAACCCATTGCCCTGTTTGGTGAATCAGACATTGAGGCCTTTAGAAGACTTCGAAAATTGGAAATTTCAGAACCTGAAATCAATAGA GGTCTTAGAAATGATTTTCAAGAAGCAATGGAAAGGGTTGATGAGGCATATCTAAATGATATACTTTCCACTAAGAAAGATGAAGATGATCAACAATCAGATGATGGTTCCAGCAAGCCCAAGGCTGGTGATGTCAAAGTCATTGCAGAATCTATCAGCTATGAAGAAATTTTAGAATTG tctAAAGATTTAGGAAAAGGCAATGGTGACCTAGATTTGAAGATCATAAGCCAACTCTTAAAATTACTGCTTCAAATTTGGGGACAAAAACTTAATAGTCGTCCGGAAGCCGAAAAAAGAAGCGTTAAAG GAAAACGAGCTTCTGCAACATATGGTCAAACACAGCAGTATCTTAAACCTCTGTTCAAGAAGCTACGAAATAAGAGCATTCAGGATGATATTCTTGACAGTTTGACGATTATTGTGGGCCACTTGCTTGATAGAAATTATGTCATCGCGAATGATGCATACCTG CAAATGGCAATAGGCAATGCTCCATGGCCTATCGGTGTTACCATGGTCGGTATTCACGCACGTACGGGACGAGAGAAGATTTTTTCCAAACATGTGGCACATGTGCTGAACGATGAAACGCAACGCAAGTATATTCAAGGCTTAAAAAGACTGATGACAAAGTGCCAGTACTTCTTTCCTACTGATCCTTCCCGCTGTGTGGAATATGGAGCAACGGAGCTTGAGTTTTAA
- the LOC116923632 gene encoding pre-mRNA-splicing factor 18 isoform X2 — MDFLKAEMERKRKMLQEKDIMLSTKKYFRRGDLVAKEKEEYIKKHANSFAVKLSDGQGPSRIADNEVLEEDGVTVAVLPRKEVIRRLRDRNEPIALFGESDIEAFRRLRKLEISEPEINRGLRNDFQEAMERVDEAYLNDILSTKKDEDDQQSDDGSSKPKAGDVKVIAESISYEEILELSKDLGKGNGDLDLKIISQLLKLLLQIWGQKLNSRPEAEKRSVKGKRASATYGQTQQYLKPLFKKLRNKSIQDDILDSLTIIVGHLLDRNYVIANDAYLQMAIGNAPWPIGVTMVGIHARTGREKIFSKHVAHVLNDETQRKYIQGLKRLMTKCQYFFPTDPSRCVEYGATELEF, encoded by the exons ATGGATTTTCTTAAGGCTGAAATGGAACGTAAGAGAAAAATGTTACAAGAGAAAGACATAATG ctgtCTACTAAAAAGTACTTCCGACGAGGAGATCTAGTtgccaaagaaaaagaggaatacataaaaaaacatgcaAATTCATTTGCAGTAAAGTTGTCAGATGGGCAAGGACCTAGTAGGATAGCTGATAATGAAG TTTTAGAGGAAGATGGTGTAACAGTTGCAGTTCTGCCCAGAAAAGAAGTCATTCGTAGATTGCGTGATAGAAATGAACCCATTGCCCTGTTTGGTGAATCAGACATTGAGGCCTTTAGAAGACTTCGAAAATTGGAAATTTCAGAACCTGAAATCAATAGA GGTCTTAGAAATGATTTTCAAGAAGCAATGGAAAGGGTTGATGAGGCATATCTAAATGATATACTTTCCACTAAGAAAGATGAAGATGATCAACAATCAGATGATGGTTCCAGCAAGCCCAAGGCTGGTGATGTCAAAGTCATTGCAGAATCTATCAGCTATGAAGAAATTTTAGAATTG tctAAAGATTTAGGAAAAGGCAATGGTGACCTAGATTTGAAGATCATAAGCCAACTCTTAAAATTACTGCTTCAAATTTGGGGACAAAAACTTAATAGTCGTCCGGAAGCCGAAAAAAGAAGCGTTAAAG GAAAACGAGCTTCTGCAACATATGGTCAAACACAGCAGTATCTTAAACCTCTGTTCAAGAAGCTACGAAATAAGAGCATTCAGGATGATATTCTTGACAGTTTGACGATTATTGTGGGCCACTTGCTTGATAGAAATTATGTCATCGCGAATGATGCATACCTG CAAATGGCAATAGGCAATGCTCCATGGCCTATCGGTGTTACCATGGTCGGTATTCACGCACGTACGGGACGAGAGAAGATTTTTTCCAAACATGTGGCACATGTGCTGAACGATGAAACGCAACGCAAGTATATTCAAGGCTTAAAAAGACTGATGACAAAGTGCCAGTACTTCTTTCCTACTGATCCTTCCCGCTGTGTGGAATATGGAGCAACGGAGCTTGAGTTTTAA
- the LOC123472356 gene encoding uncharacterized protein LOC123472356, producing MENNFFDEESISSEELNQIGSYWNTDWDSYYEESLVRPYSRQETPWQLISFGDPRYQDLDPDDPVYIAACRDLKEKQEKQAIAEKEEVAKAYEEALAKSKKEDEILEEKKGEIIRYAKGKFFPLPSRFGSTTEPNDWDTASDLNRKLVCQRWFENQEKNDTLKSFGIGMGLLLGIVSLCLQLFQQ from the exons atggaaaacaacttTTTCGACGAAGAGTCAATCTCGAGTGAGGAGCTCAATCAGATAGGTTCTTATTGGAACACTGATTGGGACTCCTACTACGAAGAATCTCTAGTAAGACCGTATTCGCGTCAGGAAACCCCCTGGCAGCTCATCTCGTTCGGAGACCCGCGTTATCAGGATCTAGATCCTGATGACCCGGTGTATATAGCAGCCTGTAGGGA CCTAAAAGAAAAGCAGGAGAAACAGGCCATCGCCGAGAAAGAAGAAGTAGCCAAAGCTTACGAGGAAGCTTTGGCTaaatcgaaaaaagaagacgaaatcctagaagaaaagaaaggcgaAATCATCAGATATGCCAAAGGGAAATTTTTTCCCTTACCTAGCCGTTTCGGTTCCACGACGGAACCAAACGACTGGGATACGGCATCAGACCTAAATAGGAAACTTGTTTGTCAGCGTTGGTTcgaaaaccaagaaaaaaatgacacCTTAAAGTCATTCGGCATTGGAATGGGCCTACTCCTGGGCATCGTAAGCCTGTGCTTGCAATTGTTCCAGCAGTAG
- the LOC116923869 gene encoding testis-specific gene A8 protein-like, whose amino-acid sequence MSSRPSISRETDTAAGPASPVMVDIANSPAMAAGPSAEAMVAGPASPPMATNPLAEAMAAGPSAEALAADPASPPIAADSSAEGMAAGPASPLMAAGPASPPMAAGPASPSSAAGPSAEPMAGGPPAPAITAGTASPPMAAGPASLAMAAGLPTSTMAAGPAPKPKRMKTEAQKLQSRRLQKIWPFGKKLPLGTTTKSTTMATTTAMARPTAIATPTTAMAAATTMAIATAMAAATAMAAVKRGM is encoded by the exons ATGTCGTCTCGTCCATCGATATCCAGGGAAACCGACACTGCAG CCGGTCCAGCTTCTCCAGTCATGGTCGACATAGCAAACTCACCTGCTATGGCTGCCGGCCCATCTGCTGAAGCTATGGTTGCTGGTCCAGCCTCTCCACCTATGGCTACCAACCCTTTGGCTGAAGCTATGGCTGCCGGCCCATCTGCTGAAGCTTTGGCTGCCGACCCAGCATCTCCACCTATAGCTGCCGATTCATCTGCTGAAGGTATGGCTGCTGGCCCAGCATCTCCACTTATGGCTGCCGGCCCGGCATCTCCACCTATGGCTGCCGGCCCAGCCTCTCCTTCTAGTGCTGCCGGCCCATCTGCTGAACCTATGGCTGGTGGCCCACCCGCTCCAGCTATTACTGCTGGCACAGCCTCACCACCTATGGCTGCTGGCCCTGCCTCTCTAGCTATGGCTGCTGGCCTACCCACATCTACTATGGCTGCCGGCCCGGCTCCAAAACCAAAACGGATGAAGACTGAAGCCCAAAAGTTACAGTCTCGGAGAT tgcAAAAGATATGGCCATTTGGCAAAAAGCTGCCCTTGGGGACCACGACCAAATCCACAACGatggcaacaacaacagccatGGCAAGACCAACAGCCATTGCAACACCAACAACAGCCATGGCAGCAGCCACAACCATGGCAATAGCCACAGCCATGGCAGCAGCCACAGCCATGGCAGCAGTAAAACGAGGAATGTAG